AAGACTAAAGCTAACTTTCCAAGTGTTAAGCCAACTACATTGCGGAAAAAGAAGGTAAATTCCTCACAATTCTTTAATCCCGGCGTTTGTGCCTTGATCACGTTGAGGTTTAGCGAGGAGAGAGCGAAAACCATAAAACCCCATCACGTGATTACGTAATGGATCAAAGGCAATTCAATGGGGAAATGGGGGATAGCTGGACGAAAGAGACGGCACACCCAAATTGCATAAATGAGCCACAAACCCCTTCTTCACCTGCTATTTTACCTGAACGGCAGCAAGTTTCTCGTCGTGGCAAAGCCCGTGCAGGCAACCTCACGTGTTATGGGCAAAACTTGGGGGTAATTTTCGGAGGGATACCGCAGATCCGGGGCACACGAGTCCGGTGAATTTCAACCGTCGTATCGCGCGGATCATGCAGGGAGTCCGACGGCCGATTCATTGGCTAGCGGAAGAAGCGGTTCGCGATATTTCTTAGGAGTTGTTGGAGCGGGTGCGAGATTGAACGCTCGTCTCTGGTGTGAAGATGTAGAACCAACCGGGGTCCATCAATGCAGGTGCTGTCTGCTTGGATCGTATTCAAGAACATGCCCACTGCGGCTTGTAGAGTATATTTGCTCTTTAGTGATTTGGCTGTTCATGGCTGCACTTTCATTTTTGGAGAAAGACTGCATGTTTAGGTTTGGATAAGAAAATTAGGATCCAAATTCTAGAAAGTCCGTATCAAGAAGCTTGATCCGACGGTGACAAAATTTTGTATACAGTGTAAAATTAGTAGTGGCACATGCATCATGGACTTGACTAATAAGAGGATCAAGATATTAAGTGTTCTCAAATTATCTACCATTGATTTCACGAACATTTTTTCCCGTTTTTGCTGCTTTTTCCTTATTAGAGCGCGTTTGTTCgtgaaaattaaatgatttggaaaacatcttcctaaaattgatcatttatatcacttgaaataagtagtcaacaaaaatattttattattgatgatgacaatttaaatctaaatatttttgtaagtgatcaAACGATaattgattagaaattatttttttccaatcattCCAGTTTTCGGGAACAAACGGATAGTGTTACTTAGTGCATCCACAAGTATATCACATGTTGACGGAGTTTTGGGACATTTGTCAAATAACTAATTGAGGaaagtttgttattttcaatccattgttttttttttttttgtgttacgtataatcaatatattgaaaattaaaatattttttaatgatatattaGGCTATCTCTTGAAGTATTACTGTCCTATGATCTCGTTTAACAAGCTTATAACATACGGccgaaaaataagaataaaaaatataaaatgaacaCTTGTTTTCATTGTTTTCTGGTCCGACTTTCATTTACAATTGCAGAATTGATAAAGCATGACATATTAAAAGAGCAAAAGGCATTCCCATTCgagtttgcttttcattccaaGTAAAGTTAATtaatgatataaaattaataattcgaTAAGAATTTTATATAGAGAGTTGTTCAACTGAAATCTAACTTAATGCCATGATTGGGCAAATAAGAACTACTTAAATGTGACGTAAAGTCAACTAACCACGGACAGGTTCTGAATTGGCAGTTCTTGGATTGACAAATAATCCTtctgattaattattttattttgatttggccCGTACGCTTTACTGACCTATATAtccaaattatcaaaattccaaACATTCAAAACGCAAATTAAATGATAATATAATATGCACCGTTCAAATTCGAACATTGATTGACATCATTCAAATTAGAATTGTGCGTACAATTCTGATAAAAAACAtcattcaaattcaaaagtttTAGAAATACATAGCATGGATTGACCTTCTATGTGTCGTATCCATTCAAGTAGCATTCACCCATATTTAttctttcatgaaattttcGAGAATGAAGCTGTCATCTTCTGAATTACAATAAAATTGACATAAAGTCCAAAAACAAAGAggcaggtaaaaaaaaaaaaagaatcatccgcaagtgttagtttttttttttttcaagggagTGTCGCTTTCAAATGTTCCAAGATCTTAAtagttgattttaatttaataaattaattattttgctGATTGAGAGGTTCGCGAGTTTGGTCATCGACCCTTTTTGACTTGGGGTAGATTGTTAGATAGCTTTGCTTTTAACTTATTCTGCGTGCTATTGCGTGAATTAATTCATATTATTCGATGTCCTTTTTAGGGGTCAAACTAGTTTGTTCGCACGTACTGAATAGATTGCGACATGGAATATTAGGTTTGATCTGCTATTGACacggcaattttttatttattttttttttttgttctttttcgtttttgCCTTGAAGCTGTGTCGTTTCCACTATGGCCAAACTAAGACTAGTTTAGGAATGATTAAATTATCGAGGGAGTAAAGATATGGATTGGAGAATTTATTCGATGTCGAAAATGCCCATCACCTAGATCTCGGACGGGGAAAACTTTTGGAATTCTGAAATTACAGACATAAcccaaagatttttttaacaataaaaatgaCATTAAAGCTGACTTGGAACCATCTTTTGGTGCTTTGCGTGATGAGGAAGTTTCACCAGAAATAAGGCAAATACGAAGCATCCAAAATTCCTAGTTAATTTCACCGAGTAActtatgaggaaaaaaaaacaattaaatttaAGATTAATCTCACAAAAAACTCAAACCGTTGCAtccgtgataaatttacatcaaattaatttattgactATCATAAACCTTAAATTAATACACATAACATATTAATCACAAACTGattttttaaatcatcaaaaactctaaattagtatatttgtgagaaatttacccttttattaattttcttttttttcgaaaaGTCTATGcccaaattttgaagaaatttctttGTGTGAAATTAATTGATTGCTTGATTTAGCGAGACAATCGAGGTTTTTCACTTCCATTTGCTCATTTGCAAACTAAAAGCAATTTGTTACGAatgttctatttttaaattgaccACTTAGGTTTATCGAATCAAATAAGTAAATATTTGATCAAAGCGCACAAACTAGCATAGAACCTAATTAAGCGATTCCGAACATGGAATTCCTCCAAAGGCCACTAATTTTTCCACACGAATTCGGCaattccaccaaaaaaataataaaaataaaaaggaaaaggggaaaaagatcCGGAATTGATATGATGGACAAGCGAAGGGAACAAAAAGAGCATTCGCATGAAGAGTGTGAACGTCCAGACAGGACAACAAGCATTCGATGACGAGCATGATGTGGATGACAAACAGCTGGCATCCACCAAGTCAACCGTTGACCGGTGACGTGTCGCCGCACCAGGCCCGAGCTCACGCTTTCGCCGTGCACCCTCGCCGCACCCGAACCCAAGATCAGTTCCCCCATCCACCCCTTCCTTCCTCCCGTTCCTTCCTTTCTCGGGGGACCAAACACGAGACGGATCACGTGATCCGGAGCCCGAGGCTAGCCCACCCGAGCCGACCTGTCACCCGCCCGAGCCTCGCGTACGGGCTCCCACGTAGGCTCGGACAGCCGTTTGGTCCCCCGAACTCCATTcccaataaagaaaaaaaaccccAGCGAGTAAACACCACACCAGTAAAACAACTCGTAAACAActatttcattaaataaataaataaataagaaatagtGAATTGCGGTGGCCGAAGCAAAGCAAAAAAGCAAAGCTTGCAGCGTAGCCTTCAGACAAAGACCAGACCAGACCAGACCAGTCTAGCGAGGACTGTAGCGTAGCgagattttctttccttcttcgtcTTCTCCGAGAAGCCAACGCGAGCGGATCGCTCTCGAGAGCGAGAGAGGCGGCGACgatccatcatcatcatcgtcaccgGCAAGCGCAAGATCGTCAACCCTCCGTGTCCCGCCTGGTCCTCCCTTCCTTCTCCCTCAAgccacctccctctctctctctctctctctctctctccctgcgtGTATAAATTCTCGTTGACAGCCAGTCGCCTCCATTATAGCTCTCACGCTTTGAACCGCTCGGACAGCACTCGCCCTCTTCACGGAAAAGCAGTTCTCCACTATAAAGCCAGACCCCCGCCACCACACCCCCAGCACCTCTGCTCTCGTCTCTGCCATGGCGAAGCAGAGGGTCGTCGCGGTGAGGTCTCGCTTCCAGACCGTGCTGTCGGTCGTGATATGCGCAATGTGCTTGACGACGAGTGACCGTCTTGGCGTTCTTGCTATCCTTGATCCGAACGACTTCTTGGCCCTCCAATCGATCCGGAAGTCGCTCGACGACATGCCCGGGTCCACCTTCTTCAGCTCCTGGGACTTCACCGCCGACCCATGCAACTTCGCCGGCGTCCTCTGCGACGCCGACCGGGTGATCGCCCTCAACCTCGGGGACCCCGGGCCGGCTCCCGGGCCTGACCGGCCGCATCGACGCGGCGGTCGGCCGGCTCTCCTCCCTCGCCGAGCTCACCGTCGTCCCGGGCCGGGTCTACGGGTCGCTGCCGCAGACGCTGTACCAGCTCAAGAGCCTCCGGTTCCTCGCCGTCAGCCGGAACTTCATCTCCGGCGAGATTCCGGCGAACCTCGGCCTGCTCCGGAGCCTCCGCACGCTCGACCTCAGCTACAACCAGCTAACCGGAGCGATCCCCGCGCCGTCGGCACGTTGCCGGAGCTCTCAATCTCATCCTCTGCCACAACAAGCTGTCCGGCTCGGTCCCCCCGTTCGTCTCCGAGTCGCTGACCCGGCTCGACCTCAAGCACAACGACCTCTCCGGCACGCTGGGGCCGCTCACCCTCCCGGCCTCGCTGCAGTACCTCTCCCTCTCGTGGAACCAGCTGGGCGGGCCGGTCGACGGGGTCCTGAGCCGGATGGACCGGCTCAACTACCTCGACCTCAGCATGAACCGGTTCTCGGGCCCGATCCCGGCCCGGCTCTTGGCGTTCCCGATCACGAACCTCCAGCTGCAGCGCAACTGGCTGGAGGGGCCGGTCGAGCCGGCGAGCCAGGTGTCGATCCCGACCGTCGATCTCAGCTACAACAGGCTGTCGGGGCAGATATCCCCGATGTTCTCGACGGTGCAGAACCTGTACCTGAACAACAACCGGTTCACGGGGCAGGTGCCCGGCTCTTTCGTGGACCGGCTGCTGGCCGCGAACATCCAGACGCTGTACCTGCAGCACAACTTCCTGACGGGGATCgagatcaatccgacggcggacATTCCGCTCAGCACCTCGTTTTGCCTACAGTACAATTGCATGGTCCCGCCCGTACAGACGCCTTGCCCGTTGAAGGCCGGGAAGCAGAAGACGCGGCCTACTTCGCAGTGCAGCCAGTGGCGAGGGTAAAATGGGGAGGAATTCGGGTAAGCTTCTcggttactttttttttatttattttgtcctTTTGTCTTTTGGGAGGGggcaaaattggaagaaaagatACGTATAGGATTAAAATTTGgggaaattttaattaatttggtgGGAGGCGGGGCAGGGCGGGGGTTGGGTTTttgattcaatttatttattcgtCACTGCGTCAGTGATAGATGTTTGGGTAAATAGAGAAATAATAAGAGGTCTGgttggaaaatattatcataGATGTTTCGAGGGGTTAATATATGCTGCTTGTTAATTACTGCCAGTAATATGAGTATATGTTtctgcaattatttttttttctttggaattaCGGTTATCTTTTAGTTCTCCATAGAATACTTATTGGGGTGTTGGAATCttgtaatttttcaattgcaaaacaagtgtttttggattttttgagaGGGTAATTTATTCTCTCTCTGGGCAATTAATCTAATGGAGATGGGAAGTaagatttcttttgcaaattgaCCAATCTCGTGACCCTTTTGCCCTTGAAGAGAAGATTTTATTTTGCCGGGCGACTAGGCTCCAAGTCAATTCAACACCACCTTTTCCACAATTAGACTTCTCCCTCTAATGGGACTCGTTTTGACCCCTGTCCTTTTCATTCTAAATAGTCATTatcagaaaaaccaaaaaagacaaaCTCCACCGACCATCCAACAATAAATATAACCCTGAATTGCACGGGAAATTCTCATACTATCGCTGCCAATTTTCGGTTTTTCGagttaaataaaagtcaaaaaataagAGGTTGAGGTAATTCAAACGGGTAAATTTTTATGGCATTTCcaagttttgtttctttctgGGCAAACGAATTTAAATATAGAATGGGATATATAGTTGGTAGACACAATAATGTTTAGCccaaaagaagtgaaaaagcatagaaataattttttcaagatAGATGAGATGAGACACTCACAGCAGGCCAGGCTGGCAAATCAACAACTCTCAAACCCTAATACAATCATTGTAAGAGAGGAATGCATTGTTATCAGACCTAGGCTTTGTTCACCACTACACTCCACAGGTGTTGGGTAATGTTGAGACATGCAGGCCAATCATGGCGAAATGGTTCCACGTTCGATTTGCTTTTAACTCATGCAAGCAAGGCATTGATTCAGTGCCAAGCACTAAAAAGCTAACTAAGATTTTGTCGATCGATTTAATTAATGAGCCGCTCGGCACTTTATTGGAGTTAGAGCTCGAAAGGGATGATGCCCTGGAGAGACAAGCTGCAGCTTCATACTTTGCTGCATAGTAATCACCATGCTCCAAAAGGACAAAAGGAAGGGAGAATTGTTCAATTAGGCAATAATAAAGTGTTAGCATTGGAATTGGATACAaagatttagaataaaattgataaaatcgaAAACCTTAGAAATGTATTGGTATCGATTCGATACGTTTAGGAGTGGTTAAATAATTTTCTCGAGGAAAAAGATTGATGAAGGTTCAAAATAAATACAAAGCTCATGGTTAATGAAGAAGGGGTTTTAAGAAGTGGTtttcacacaaaaagaaaatctatctataaattaaaaccaaaacatgtgtttgtttcctcttttctttctagtCCATTATTACCTTTGGGTTAagatatataaaaatcaaaactgTCAATTAATCTTCCTTCACAAAGTAACCAAATATTCACACGTTTTATAAATACCCACCAGGCACTGCATCCACTTAATTACATGATTTACCcaatttctccaaaaaaaattgacatatagAACGCTAGTATTTACTTACTTAAGCtctcaaaaacccaaaaaaaaaaatatattaagaaaGTAAAATTTTGGGCCCGGGGGGGAAGTTACCGTGGACAGACGACAAAAGGCAGGTCGACTTTAATGCGAACGTTCACATCGACATTCTTTTAATGCGAACGTTCACATCGACATTCTTTCTCACTTAGGACAAAACCACATAGGCAATTTCCAAAACAATGTCCATTTTACccatttttccttccttcctcttaagagaagaagaaatttgaCTAGGGGAGAGCGTAAAAGCTTTACAACTAATCCCACTTTTggtttataatttatatatttttggaagGGAGCTAAAACTAAAGCCTTCTAAAGATCTTACTTTTCAGTTGAATCTACATAGGCCTGCATATGAGAAAAGTCCATCGGGTCTACCAAAAATTGAACCAGACCAAAGCGAATCGAATGGCCTCTAATTAACTACTCACTCGAGATCCTCGAAGGTAGAAAGAGACACTGCTATTCGTTTTATTCTAATCCAGCCGGGATGAGGAGGAATTCACTCATTTTAAGACTTGTGAATACGTACTTTGGTCTCTCGAATGGTGAGAGGGCAAAGTCCAGTCGAAAATCGAAAGCGTATCGGACGCAAAGCGGAGACTTCGGCAGATaaagatggtttttttttttttttttattacgaaCTTTGACCAGTGTCCAGTTACAGGGTCTGAGCAGCTCAGTCGCCCGGATCGCAATTTGCCACGCCATTTATTTGGGAAACTACGCTTTCAAGAAAGATTTTTCTCCACTGAAGTAGACACCGAGGGAATGGAAGCTTGTAACAAGCAACAATGGCTCACAGTCACAATTACATTCGAAAGGTCGATTATGTACAACGAAATTCACACGAATCGCGTGTCGTTTGGGACTATAGCTTGAATGATACACCTTATCTGTACATGAGATGGAACTTATTAGGACTATATAAGCGATTATTTATCCCGCCATCCGTCATCGAGTGAAAAACAGTAAGCGTCTTTAATACAAATGCCGCCTCCGGATCCTCTTCTTCATCGCCGGGATCTCAGTTTCTCCGTTCCCAAAGAATTCCCATTTCACAATATCCCCATCCCAAGAAGAGCTCACAATCATCGGGTACTCCGGGTGCCAACTGCAGTCTCTGACCGGCGATTTATGGTGCTTGAGGGCCGCAACTTGAGCTCCAGTCACCTATTCGAagcaaattcaacaaaaaaacacCGAAAAATTCTTACATAGTGAATACTATCTACGCAGAGACGAAACATGTATGCAAATGTACGGTTTTGTGTATATGCATCTTGAGTACATTTGATAACAGATGCTACATAACAATTCGATTATGATGAGAATGTATCTCATTGGACCTCTTGATCCTCATGCCGAATGTCGAAGGAGAAGCGCATATTCAGTCGGAGAATCTTCTTCCACTCTTGTGACTAGCcaacaagaaggagaagcacCCGCTTTTGTTATGCGTAAGAGTGTAAAAAGTTTTTCCAGCATAATTTCAAGTGACCGGTATGGGTCAACAAAATTTAGATTTCATGCCATCCTATATTTGGCATCTCCATGTTGATGTTAAAACAGGACAACAACAAACATAATTCTGAAGTAGAACGACCTAGTACGAAAAGAATTACGTACCACATCATAGATATAAACACAGGAATCATGGGATCCAGTGTAGATATACTTTTGACCAGTGCTGCACAcaataaattcatgaaattaacGAGTTAGTCTTGGTAAAAGGACTCGCCCACATTAACTGCAAACTAAATCAGCATTCGAGCTTATTAGGAGCTTGGTGTGGATCATACTTGGGCGCCACATACTCATTTACAGATTTAATTTGAACTTTCAATCAATGTTTGCTTCTTCTTACCTATGTACTGGGGAGAAGTAGCACCGAATAAGAGTACGCAACACCGAATGGCCTTTATATGTTGCCACTGACAGATCAAAAGGGTGTTTGAATCCCTAGCCCGGGGTGGGTAGTCCATCCATCTGTAATCCCATTCGAAATTCCTAAAGCCTCGACGACTGCACCAAATCAACCAAAGTAAAAGAGTTAAAACTCTGCTCTCGTCCATCTCTGGCAGAAAAGAGATGTAAGCAAGCCCATTGAAAGAGGATTAATTCAAAAGAGTCAACAAAGAACTCGGCCAGTCATCTATCTGCACCTCATACATCAATATGCATCTCCAACTTCGAGTTCTAATACTTCCATCTGCTCATCATTTTCATGCTCATATATTGCATTGCAACAATTCACATCAACATAATTGTTCACTCGGCTTCCATTTTTAAAGTAcgcaaataaggaaaaatatgattttcaatGCACTGGTTTTTCTcaagataaatttaatcaatgtTTCCAAAGCAGAACCTTTCCTCATTAGGTATGTTTAACCAGTGCCTCTGGAGCACTAGAGGCACTGCTCTACAGGCACTCATTAACATAACTTTTAATAAAAACTGGAAGTAGGCATTAATGCTTAGGGACgtcaaaatcaaattccatGCAGCACACGGAACTTGAGCACACTGACCAGATATCAGAGCCCATTTTCCGGATATCCCAAAGTTTGATCGTCTGATCTTtgccatttgatatgaaataaCGACCATCACCACGGCTATCAATGAACGTAATGCCTTCAAGGTGTCCCATTAGAACTCCTGCAGGTTTATTTCTGGCACTCAGGCAACGTCTATCCCACACCTACAAAATTAATAATGTCATTTCCCTAGAGAACCAAAATTCCAGCTTGCTTCAGTTCTCCTCTGAACTCATAAATCTCGATTCCTCCATTTCTTTAACATTGAATGATGACAAATAGGGTCATTCGTGCGGTGCTCAAAGGCACTGCCTGAAGGATGAATTAGCAGCATATCAAGGTTTTGTCTGCTGTAGATACTTTCTCCAGATGACACAACCCCATAGTTGTAACAATCTATCATTTAAGGAGCAGCTTGggaaggttaaaaaaaaaaatgaaacggGTCTTATAACAAAACAATGGCTTCCACTTGCTTTCGTTTAAAAGCGCTAAAATCTAGCCAAGATTACATCTAGTGAATGGGACAGATGTTGTAATTTTAGACACAATTAGACTTGAGTACGTTACACTGAAGAAAAGAACATGCCTTCTGAGAGTGGAAAACTTAGTGTCAGAataataattacaattaattactACTGCCAGAGCTTCAagccaaaatttaattgaactgCATGTCAGGAGAAACCAACAATAGACACTTTCGAAATCAACAGAAAAAGAAGTGTGACATTGAAAACAATTGGGCTAAGTACTTTGATGGTGTCACTTAATCTAATTGCCAAATGAATGCTATATAATTGTTTGACTGATGAACTTCATCATGGTTGAGAACGGAGATAAAATAGGCCAACATCAAATTGTAGGAAGCAAGTGAACAATACCATAATCACATGTTTCATCATTTCTTACCAGTCCATCAATagtaaaaatt
The sequence above is drawn from the Eucalyptus grandis isolate ANBG69807.140 chromosome 11, ASM1654582v1, whole genome shotgun sequence genome and encodes:
- the LOC104426707 gene encoding LOW QUALITY PROTEIN: probably inactive leucine-rich repeat receptor-like protein kinase At2g25790 (The sequence of the model RefSeq protein was modified relative to this genomic sequence to represent the inferred CDS: inserted 4 bases in 3 codons), coding for MAKQRVVAVRSRFQTVLSVVICAMCLTTSDRLGVLAILDPNDFLALQSIRKSLDDMPGSTFFSSWDFTADPCNFAGVLCDADRVIALNLGDPGPAXPGLTGRIDAAVGRLSSLAELTVVPGRVYGSLPQTLYQLKSLRFLAVSRNFISGEIPANLGLLRSLRTLDLSYNQLTGAIPXAVGTLPELXNLILCHNKLSGSVPPFVSESLTRLDLKHNDLSGTLGPLTLPASLQYLSLSWNQLGGPVDGVLSRMDRLNYLDLSMNRFSGPIPARLLAFPITNLQLQRNWLEGPVEPASQVSIPTVDLSYNRLSGQISPMFSTVQNLYLNNNRFTGQVPGSFVDRLLAANIQTLYLQHNFLTGIEINPTADIPLSTSFCLQYNCMVPPVQTPCPLKAGKQKTRPTSQCSQWRG